A region of Halalkaliarchaeum desulfuricum DNA encodes the following proteins:
- a CDS encoding DUF7123 family protein codes for MSATATPSTDATSETDSTEGSKEERLRSYLRKRAEDGELYFKSKFIADDVDLSPKEIGALMVKLSDSATDLQIEKWSYTGATTWRVEPA; via the coding sequence ATGAGCGCGACTGCAACTCCCTCCACCGACGCGACGTCGGAGACGGACTCCACCGAAGGCTCGAAAGAGGAACGTCTCCGATCGTATCTCCGAAAGCGCGCCGAAGACGGCGAACTCTACTTCAAGAGCAAGTTCATCGCCGACGACGTCGACCTCTCCCCGAAGGAGATCGGCGCCCTGATGGTGAAACTCAGCGACTCGGCCACGGACCTCCAGATCGAGAAGTGGTCCTACACCGGCGCGACGACCTGGCGCGTCGAGCCCGCGTAA
- a CDS encoding molybdopterin synthase: MQPLSVVGPGAGAVVRSLAARLDGRVATVLPAERETTTGGDAGVADGGIATGAAESEPDVATTVELGEDGAWRVSGTDGTFTDLLETLAPTHDYVLAAGFTRLRVPTVRLTGGDERLDVDGSQAPAVDEIAGEVVETAATPEELDLDALAAEIDSFEPYVTLEELVREAKASPMAERSGAIATFTGRVRVKDAPDDDRTERLVFERYDGVAEERMNEIRARLESREEVFEVLMHHRSGVIEAGEDIVFVVVLAGHRKQAFRAVEDGIDLLKEEVPIFKKESTESEEFWLHERE, from the coding sequence ATGCAACCACTCAGCGTCGTCGGCCCCGGCGCCGGCGCCGTCGTGCGATCGCTCGCAGCGCGGCTCGACGGCCGGGTCGCCACGGTACTGCCAGCCGAACGCGAGACGACAACCGGAGGAGACGCGGGCGTCGCGGACGGCGGAATCGCCACCGGAGCCGCCGAGTCGGAGCCGGACGTAGCGACGACGGTCGAACTGGGCGAAGATGGCGCCTGGAGAGTCAGCGGAACCGACGGTACGTTCACCGATCTCCTCGAGACGCTCGCGCCGACCCACGACTACGTGCTCGCGGCCGGCTTCACCCGATTGCGGGTGCCAACGGTTCGGTTGACCGGCGGTGACGAACGACTCGACGTGGACGGGAGCCAGGCCCCCGCCGTGGACGAAATCGCAGGCGAGGTCGTCGAGACGGCCGCAACGCCGGAGGAGTTGGACCTCGACGCACTCGCCGCCGAAATCGACAGTTTCGAGCCGTACGTCACCCTGGAGGAACTGGTCCGGGAGGCGAAAGCGTCGCCGATGGCGGAGCGGTCGGGTGCGATCGCGACGTTCACCGGCCGCGTGCGGGTGAAGGACGCTCCCGACGACGATCGGACCGAACGGCTGGTCTTCGAGCGGTACGACGGCGTCGCAGAAGAGCGGATGAACGAAATCAGAGCGCGGCTGGAATCCCGAGAGGAGGTGTTCGAGGTGTTGATGCACCACCGCTCGGGCGTCATCGAGGCCGGCGAGGACATCGTCTTCGTCGTCGTCCTCGCGGGCCACCGCAAGCAGGCGTTCCGGGCGGTCGAAGACGGGATCGACCTGCTGAAAGAGGAAGTGCCGATATTCAAGAAGGAATCAACCGAAAGCGAGGAGTTCTGGCTCCACGAGCGCGAGTGA
- a CDS encoding efflux RND transporter permease subunit, which translates to MAEPDEKDPVTRTVNRLVTERPWTVVAVFLLLTAGFAVGIGTDAEQQAGADQFTEDIEEFEAFEEMEEAFATRGREGGGAGATVFVRDDRNVLSEQSLLRMLEAQQRLEDRDRLRITGTSSPASTIARELDPGATTVEAQQRAIERASPRQLREAIQQAEEQGALGGVSTDLNPSAGSASTAQLQVSYDLPAGAGQSDRAALQYRTIDVLETVDGYTVNDNVVVFADALLEDEILQLLNDTAIVVFPAAILLIVFFLVLAYRDPVDLGVGVAALVMTLVWTFGFMGYAGIPFGDTMVTIFPLLLAVGIDFGIHIINRYREERQDGAGIDAAMTLTTRQLTAAFLIVTITTVFSFAANLTSPLGSLQDFGLVAAAGITFTFLIFGVFLPAAKVGFDRLREGRGFPQFGTKPLGREGSLLGVILPAGVSLARVGAAGVLIVALVGGGAAGAYGTGVDTEFSQEVFFPNEERIEQYERLPEPFKPGTYSFLEVISTLENDFDQGFIGSVTLYIEGPEVRSDATFREIDRATRDPPPAFAGDRREADASSVLSVTHQHAAENPEFGALVRQTDTTGNGVPDRDADRVFESLLDSPRGDQARSYLTDDRSATRIQFQLTADADATDATRDARLVADRFQTLEATPTGQIVVNQAVIDRITESAIVSLFVAFGLTAVFLAISYRLLEGRAIYGIINLVPVVVTVALLAGSMRLFDISLTPINAPILAVSIGLGVDYTVHFMHRFVDEFDGDPTVDVYEALLVTVRGTGGALTGSMLTTVTGIGVLYVALIPLIAEFGILIALGVLYAYLAAILLLPATIVVWVRAEAKLRGVETAAV; encoded by the coding sequence ATGGCTGAGCCCGACGAGAAAGACCCCGTAACGCGGACGGTGAACCGGCTGGTCACGGAGCGGCCCTGGACGGTCGTCGCCGTCTTCCTGCTGCTTACAGCCGGATTCGCCGTGGGGATCGGCACCGACGCCGAACAGCAGGCGGGCGCCGACCAGTTCACCGAGGACATCGAGGAGTTCGAGGCGTTCGAGGAGATGGAGGAGGCGTTCGCCACTCGGGGCCGCGAGGGCGGCGGGGCCGGCGCCACGGTCTTCGTCAGGGACGACCGGAACGTGTTGTCCGAACAGTCGCTGTTGCGGATGCTCGAGGCGCAACAGCGCCTCGAAGATCGGGACAGGCTCCGGATCACGGGAACCTCGAGTCCAGCGTCGACCATCGCACGCGAGCTGGATCCGGGGGCCACGACCGTCGAGGCCCAGCAACGGGCGATCGAACGGGCATCCCCCAGACAGTTGCGCGAAGCGATCCAACAGGCGGAGGAGCAGGGAGCACTCGGTGGGGTCAGCACCGATCTGAACCCGTCGGCAGGATCGGCGTCGACGGCGCAGCTCCAGGTGAGCTACGACCTGCCCGCCGGCGCCGGACAGTCGGACCGGGCGGCGCTGCAGTATCGAACGATCGACGTGCTCGAGACCGTCGACGGCTACACGGTAAACGACAACGTCGTCGTCTTCGCGGACGCGCTGCTCGAAGACGAGATCCTGCAACTGCTCAACGACACCGCGATCGTGGTCTTCCCGGCGGCGATACTGTTGATCGTCTTCTTCCTCGTGCTCGCGTACCGGGACCCCGTCGATCTCGGCGTCGGCGTCGCCGCGCTCGTGATGACACTCGTGTGGACGTTCGGATTCATGGGATACGCCGGGATCCCGTTCGGCGACACGATGGTGACGATCTTCCCGCTGTTGCTCGCGGTTGGGATCGACTTCGGCATCCATATTATCAACCGGTACCGCGAGGAACGACAGGACGGTGCAGGGATCGACGCCGCGATGACGCTTACGACTCGACAGCTGACAGCGGCGTTTCTCATCGTCACAATCACCACCGTGTTCAGCTTCGCGGCCAACCTGACGAGCCCACTGGGTAGCCTGCAGGACTTCGGGCTGGTCGCGGCCGCCGGCATCACCTTCACGTTCCTCATTTTCGGGGTGTTCCTTCCGGCGGCGAAGGTCGGCTTCGACCGACTCCGAGAGGGACGGGGGTTCCCCCAGTTCGGAACGAAACCGCTCGGGAGGGAGGGATCGCTCCTGGGTGTGATCCTGCCGGCGGGGGTTTCACTCGCCAGGGTGGGCGCCGCCGGCGTTCTCATCGTCGCACTCGTGGGCGGGGGCGCGGCCGGGGCATACGGAACGGGCGTCGACACGGAGTTCTCCCAGGAGGTGTTCTTCCCGAACGAGGAGCGGATCGAACAGTACGAGCGGCTCCCAGAACCGTTCAAACCGGGGACGTACTCGTTCCTGGAGGTGATCTCGACCCTCGAAAACGACTTCGATCAGGGATTCATCGGGAGTGTGACGCTGTACATCGAAGGGCCGGAAGTGCGTTCTGACGCGACCTTCCGGGAGATCGACCGCGCGACGCGGGACCCCCCGCCGGCGTTCGCCGGCGACCGGCGGGAGGCGGACGCGAGCAGCGTGCTCTCGGTGACGCACCAACACGCCGCGGAGAACCCCGAGTTCGGCGCGCTCGTCCGTCAGACCGACACCACCGGCAACGGAGTTCCCGACCGCGACGCCGATCGTGTGTTCGAGTCGCTGCTCGATTCCCCGCGCGGCGACCAGGCGCGGAGCTACCTCACCGACGACCGCAGCGCAACCCGAATTCAGTTCCAGCTCACCGCGGACGCCGACGCAACTGACGCCACCCGCGACGCGCGGCTGGTCGCGGATCGGTTCCAGACGCTGGAGGCGACGCCGACCGGTCAAATCGTGGTGAATCAGGCGGTGATCGACCGGATCACCGAGTCGGCGATCGTGAGCCTGTTCGTCGCGTTCGGGCTGACAGCGGTGTTTCTCGCGATCAGCTATCGGCTGCTGGAGGGGCGGGCGATCTACGGGATCATCAATCTGGTTCCGGTCGTCGTGACCGTCGCGCTGCTTGCGGGATCGATGCGGCTGTTCGATATCTCCTTGACGCCGATCAACGCGCCGATCCTCGCGGTTTCGATCGGGCTCGGGGTCGACTACACCGTCCACTTCATGCACCGGTTCGTCGACGAGTTCGACGGCGATCCCACCGTCGACGTGTACGAAGCCCTGCTGGTGACCGTTCGGGGCACCGGCGGTGCCCTGACCGGCAGTATGCTCACGACCGTCACCGGAATCGGGGTGCTGTACGTCGCGTTGATCCCACTGATCGCGGAGTTCGGAATCCTGATCGCGCTGGGGGTGCTGTACGCCTATCTCGCGGCGATCCTGCTGCTTCCGGCCACGATTGTGGTGTGGGTCCGGGCCGAAGCCAAACTTCGGGGTGTCGAGACCGCGGCAGTGTGA
- a CDS encoding COG1361 S-layer family protein, which yields MSSRTWLAVGFAVAMVLALLAIPVAGTGFTRGEPDIDVYLPENEVTPGEDATLELQLQNDGDLATGTQRDAVLTARSTTVEVRDGGPFEVRTGTTPVGTIQDGMAVSAPVRITVPEDLEPGEYEIDLRVRYSYTQQTQTGSDIPFDRTARETHTVTVRVLPDSQFEIVSVSGDVQPGSGGEAAVEIRNVGSETAREARATLTGAGGLVFDGGAAEAFLGDLEPDESATVAVDASLPADATAAPKPVSASVQYRDGDGRDREARARNGSLVPIAEQSFDIRDLDGTLSTGYGGTITGTVVNDGPRNASGVVVTVDSDSPAVQIDEPRVSIGDLEAGEARTFRVRAGVAADADPGPRQLSVTVGYEDDHRSSLQADPVTRRVDVAETRFDVVDLEDTLSVGYDGTITGTLENHGDNPIEDGVLTIEPASDSLFVEERRYALPRLEPGESTAFEFPTDVSGQADAGPRQVSFTVEFRGATGRTVQSEPITRRVVVDERRPEFSLSAPDASVEAGGSTTLEIEITNDRPETLSNIDARLYAESPFDSTSDEAFVTELGPGETATLQFQLSADDGTMPKTYPVELDFQYDTERGDTVLSNTYKQAVEVQPAADDDDGLPIELALVGVGALIVVGAAVILWRRRSAGGRP from the coding sequence GTGAGCTCCCGAACGTGGCTCGCCGTCGGGTTCGCCGTCGCGATGGTTCTCGCCCTGCTCGCGATCCCGGTTGCGGGTACCGGATTCACCAGGGGAGAACCCGACATCGACGTGTATCTCCCCGAAAACGAAGTCACGCCCGGCGAGGACGCGACACTCGAACTGCAACTGCAAAACGACGGCGACCTGGCGACCGGAACACAGCGTGACGCCGTCCTGACCGCCCGAAGTACCACCGTCGAGGTGCGGGACGGCGGTCCCTTCGAGGTGCGGACCGGAACCACCCCCGTCGGGACGATACAGGACGGCATGGCCGTTTCCGCCCCCGTCAGGATTACAGTTCCCGAGGACCTCGAGCCCGGCGAGTACGAAATCGACCTCCGGGTCCGGTACTCCTACACCCAGCAGACACAGACGGGATCGGACATCCCGTTCGATCGCACCGCGAGGGAAACCCACACCGTGACCGTTCGAGTCCTTCCAGACTCGCAGTTCGAGATCGTCTCGGTGAGCGGCGACGTCCAGCCCGGAAGCGGCGGCGAAGCCGCCGTCGAGATCCGAAACGTCGGCTCGGAGACCGCTCGCGAAGCGCGCGCCACCCTGACCGGAGCCGGCGGGCTCGTCTTCGACGGCGGCGCTGCCGAAGCCTTCCTCGGCGACCTCGAACCCGACGAATCCGCCACCGTCGCCGTCGACGCGTCGCTGCCGGCCGACGCCACCGCCGCCCCCAAGCCCGTCTCGGCGAGCGTCCAGTACCGCGACGGCGACGGCCGCGATCGGGAAGCTCGCGCACGGAACGGCAGTCTCGTCCCCATCGCCGAACAGTCCTTCGACATCCGCGATCTCGATGGGACGCTGTCGACCGGGTACGGTGGAACGATCACCGGCACCGTCGTCAACGACGGCCCACGAAACGCCTCCGGCGTCGTCGTCACCGTCGACTCGGATTCGCCCGCGGTCCAGATCGACGAACCGCGCGTGTCGATCGGTGACCTCGAAGCAGGCGAGGCCCGAACATTCCGGGTCCGGGCCGGCGTGGCCGCCGACGCGGATCCCGGCCCCAGACAACTCTCCGTCACCGTCGGCTACGAGGACGACCACCGGAGTTCGCTCCAGGCCGACCCCGTCACCCGGCGCGTCGACGTCGCGGAAACCCGGTTCGACGTCGTCGACCTCGAGGACACCCTCTCGGTGGGATACGACGGGACGATCACGGGGACGCTCGAAAACCACGGCGACAACCCGATCGAGGACGGCGTCCTCACCATCGAGCCGGCCTCCGACTCGCTGTTCGTCGAGGAGCGCCGCTACGCGCTCCCCCGGCTCGAACCGGGCGAGTCGACCGCCTTCGAGTTCCCGACCGACGTCAGCGGGCAAGCCGACGCGGGTCCCCGACAGGTGAGCTTCACCGTCGAGTTCCGCGGCGCGACCGGCCGGACCGTCCAGTCCGAGCCGATCACCCGTCGCGTAGTCGTCGACGAACGTCGACCGGAGTTCTCGCTTTCGGCCCCCGACGCATCCGTCGAAGCGGGCGGCTCGACTACCCTCGAGATCGAGATCACCAACGACCGTCCGGAAACGCTCTCGAACATCGACGCCAGACTGTACGCCGAGAGCCCGTTCGACTCGACGAGCGACGAAGCGTTCGTGACCGAACTCGGGCCCGGCGAGACCGCGACACTCCAGTTCCAGCTGTCGGCTGACGACGGGACGATGCCCAAAACCTATCCCGTCGAACTCGACTTCCAGTACGACACCGAGCGGGGCGACACCGTACTCTCGAACACGTACAAACAGGCTGTGGAGGTCCAGCCTGCCGCCGATGACGACGACGGACTGCCGATCGAACTCGCCCTCGTCGGCGTCGGCGCCCTGATCGTCGTCGGGGCGGCAGTGATCCTCTGGCGGCGACGATCGGCCGGCGGCAGACCGTGA
- a CDS encoding TrmB family transcriptional regulator, with protein sequence MTSPDRGSDDAASSALVRLGLTRTEARVLLGIGRLGSATAREIADATDVPRSQVYGTTEDLEELGLLYVQHAQPKEYHAVAPGEVESILRSRFERDLETVVDRLEELERLQSPDAETREEIWTVRGREAIDGRVAQLVGGAETRIVLGARAERFVPDRHVQLLAERAADGVEVVVISSDRATLELFADVEEVTAIEPPESMSEDEHVARLLVVDDASVLHSVLVPEPVDGEEETAFWSGDSGFARMLVSLVEHSLSEALEE encoded by the coding sequence ATGACATCCCCGGATCGAGGGAGCGACGACGCGGCGAGTTCGGCGCTCGTCCGGCTCGGGCTCACGCGGACGGAGGCGAGGGTTCTCCTCGGAATCGGCCGGCTCGGGTCCGCGACCGCTCGAGAGATCGCCGACGCGACTGACGTCCCGCGGTCGCAGGTGTACGGCACCACCGAAGATCTCGAGGAGCTCGGCCTACTGTACGTCCAGCACGCCCAGCCCAAGGAGTATCACGCCGTCGCTCCCGGAGAGGTGGAGTCGATCCTGCGCTCGCGGTTCGAACGGGACCTCGAGACGGTCGTCGATCGACTCGAGGAACTCGAGCGATTACAGTCCCCCGATGCCGAGACGCGCGAGGAGATCTGGACGGTTCGCGGCCGCGAGGCGATCGACGGCCGCGTCGCCCAGCTCGTCGGCGGGGCCGAAACTCGGATCGTCCTCGGCGCCCGCGCCGAGCGGTTCGTCCCCGACCGTCACGTACAGCTGCTGGCCGAACGTGCCGCTGACGGGGTCGAAGTCGTCGTGATAAGCAGCGATCGAGCGACACTCGAGTTGTTTGCAGATGTCGAGGAAGTCACCGCGATCGAGCCGCCGGAGAGTATGTCCGAGGACGAACACGTCGCCCGTCTGCTCGTCGTCGACGACGCGAGCGTGCTCCACAGCGTTCTGGTGCCCGAGCCCGTCGATGGCGAAGAGGAGACGGCGTTCTGGAGCGGCGATTCGGGGTTCGCACGGATGCTCGTCTCGCTGGTGGAACACTCGCTTTCAGAGGCACTCGAAGAGTGA
- the pyrH gene encoding UMP kinase encodes MRVVLSIGGSVLAPDLDPDRVAAYASVIETLVDEGCDVGVVAGGGKVAREYIGAGRELGANEVQLDQLGIGATRLNARLLIAALGQAANLSPAEEYDAAGEALRRGDVAVMGGVAPGQSTDAVAAAFAESVDADLLVYATSANGVYDADPNRDDSATQYAELSPEELVEIIVPMSRGAGASAPVDLLAAKLIQRGGIRTVVLDGTEPDRVGDAVLRGEHTGTDVVPEESDRPTYWTQVE; translated from the coding sequence ATGAGAGTCGTTCTTTCTATCGGCGGCAGCGTGCTCGCGCCGGATCTGGATCCGGACCGCGTGGCCGCGTACGCCTCCGTGATCGAGACGCTCGTCGACGAGGGATGTGACGTCGGCGTCGTCGCCGGCGGCGGCAAGGTCGCCCGGGAGTACATCGGCGCAGGGCGGGAACTGGGCGCGAACGAAGTACAGCTCGACCAGCTCGGGATCGGGGCGACGCGACTCAACGCCAGACTGTTGATCGCGGCGCTGGGACAGGCTGCGAACCTGTCGCCGGCCGAAGAGTACGACGCCGCCGGCGAGGCGCTCCGTCGCGGGGACGTCGCCGTGATGGGCGGGGTCGCCCCCGGCCAGAGCACGGACGCGGTCGCCGCCGCGTTCGCCGAGTCAGTCGACGCCGACCTGCTCGTGTACGCCACCAGCGCCAACGGGGTGTACGACGCGGATCCGAACCGTGACGACTCCGCGACCCAGTATGCGGAGCTCTCGCCGGAAGAACTCGTGGAGATCATCGTGCCGATGAGCCGGGGTGCTGGCGCGTCGGCGCCCGTGGACCTGCTCGCCGCGAAGCTCATCCAGCGCGGCGGGATCCGCACCGTGGTGCTCGACGGCACCGAACCCGATCGGGTCGGCGACGCGGTGTTGCGCGGCGAGCACACCGGAACAGACGTCGTTCCCGAGGAGAGCGATCGACCGACCTACTGGACACAGGTCGAGTGA
- the lysS gene encoding lysine--tRNA ligase yields the protein MTADDSDSPTDGDPGTERRAFWAEAVADEIEATDPDEPIVIKGGVSPSGVAHLGNFNEIIRGYFVAAVLRDRGHEVRQVFTSDDRDPLRKLPRTLADRDGNLVGLGDVDAGALGRNLGKPYTAIPDPFGEAESYAAHFAALLQADAERLDIPVEMLSNTDLYEEGAFDDVIGRILSDLDLAREVLGKYQARIDDSYVPFNPICAECGKITETVTAVDVDAGSVEYRCTDLEVGDSTIEGCGHEGTATFREGKLPWRFEWPAQWEVLDVDFEPFGKDHAEGSWPSGEDIARNVLGIEPPVPMTYEWFTLDGEALSSSAGNVVTVSELLELLEPAVIRYFFALDPSKARNLDLSRLDQLVDDFDRFERAYFGEVDDEELTRTAKRAYPYVLGPDTEPDPDRIRLPYTFAAVLGMVEDRQFRERLAREEGHLEPDTPDWAVAEALDRVEKARAWAERMDNEYNYRLQADLPDIEFDEATETALEELASFVEAGHDGEEIQGEMYEIARQNDLEVGEFFEAGYRLFFDETQGPRLGEFLGELERDFVVARLRREE from the coding sequence ATGACCGCTGACGACTCCGATTCCCCCACCGACGGTGACCCCGGAACAGAGCGCCGAGCGTTCTGGGCGGAGGCAGTCGCCGACGAGATCGAGGCCACCGATCCCGACGAGCCGATCGTGATCAAAGGGGGCGTCTCGCCGTCGGGGGTGGCCCACCTCGGGAACTTCAACGAGATCATCCGCGGCTACTTCGTGGCGGCCGTGCTCCGGGACCGCGGCCACGAGGTCCGACAGGTGTTCACCTCAGACGACCGGGATCCCCTGCGGAAGCTCCCCCGGACGCTGGCGGATCGGGACGGCAACCTCGTCGGGTTGGGCGACGTCGACGCCGGCGCGCTCGGCCGCAACCTCGGCAAGCCGTACACCGCGATCCCGGACCCCTTCGGCGAGGCGGAGTCGTACGCCGCCCACTTTGCCGCACTTTTACAGGCCGACGCCGAACGGCTGGACATCCCTGTCGAGATGCTCTCGAACACCGACCTGTACGAGGAGGGCGCCTTCGACGACGTTATCGGGCGGATCCTCTCGGACCTCGACCTCGCCCGGGAGGTTCTGGGGAAGTATCAGGCCAGGATCGACGATTCGTACGTTCCGTTCAACCCGATCTGTGCGGAGTGCGGGAAGATCACCGAGACGGTGACCGCAGTCGACGTCGACGCCGGCTCCGTCGAGTACCGCTGTACCGACCTGGAGGTCGGCGACTCCACGATCGAGGGGTGCGGCCACGAGGGGACCGCCACGTTCCGTGAGGGGAAGCTGCCCTGGCGCTTCGAGTGGCCCGCCCAGTGGGAGGTGCTCGACGTGGACTTCGAGCCGTTCGGCAAGGACCACGCCGAGGGCTCCTGGCCCAGCGGCGAGGACATCGCGCGCAACGTCCTCGGGATCGAGCCGCCGGTTCCGATGACCTACGAGTGGTTCACGCTCGACGGGGAGGCACTCTCTTCGTCGGCGGGAAACGTCGTCACGGTGTCGGAGCTTTTGGAACTGCTGGAGCCGGCGGTGATCCGGTACTTCTTCGCGCTGGATCCGTCGAAGGCCCGCAACCTCGATCTCTCGCGGCTCGACCAGCTGGTCGACGACTTCGATCGGTTCGAGCGGGCGTACTTCGGCGAGGTCGACGACGAGGAGCTCACCCGGACGGCAAAGCGGGCGTACCCGTACGTTCTCGGTCCGGATACCGAACCGGATCCCGACCGCATCCGTCTCCCGTACACGTTCGCGGCGGTACTCGGGATGGTCGAGGACCGACAGTTCCGCGAGCGACTCGCCCGCGAGGAGGGACACCTCGAGCCCGACACGCCCGACTGGGCGGTCGCGGAGGCGCTCGATCGGGTCGAGAAGGCCCGGGCGTGGGCCGAGCGCATGGACAACGAGTACAACTACCGGCTCCAGGCTGACCTCCCCGACATCGAGTTCGACGAAGCAACCGAGACGGCACTCGAAGAACTCGCATCGTTCGTCGAGGCCGGCCACGACGGGGAGGAGATCCAGGGGGAGATGTACGAGATCGCCAGGCAAAACGACCTCGAGGTCGGCGAGTTCTTCGAGGCGGGCTATCGGCTGTTCTTCGACGAGACGCAGGGGCCCCGCCTGGGCGAGTTCCTGGGTGAACTCGAGCGCGACTTCGTCGTCGCGCGCCTCCGTCGGGAGGAGTGA
- a CDS encoding DUF7573 domain-containing protein, with the protein MSEEYSLDDFVPTDDEDGQTEPSAGDNPDESVDDTDPAVATSRWSSDGETCPDCDSTVFRLWRHENTFVCADCKEW; encoded by the coding sequence GTGTCCGAAGAGTACTCGCTCGACGACTTCGTTCCGACCGACGACGAGGACGGACAAACTGAACCGTCCGCCGGCGACAATCCGGACGAGTCGGTCGACGACACAGATCCCGCCGTCGCTACGTCGCGCTGGTCGAGTGATGGCGAGACGTGTCCCGACTGTGACTCGACTGTGTTCCGGCTATGGCGTCACGAGAATACGTTCGTCTGTGCCGACTGCAAGGAGTGGTGA
- a CDS encoding DUF5611 family protein, which yields MKEYKMRRGEHLDERVPDMKGKIEEYFGEVAGTDEMGGHELYVVEDPDNPVFERILAGAAKYSGKKDKLAVHFEERPAEDVIAEGKADAAAEAVSLKNDFLEEVTGRDAKSRRESMKRAVEDDAPDV from the coding sequence ATGAAGGAGTACAAGATGCGCCGCGGGGAGCATCTGGACGAGCGGGTGCCGGACATGAAAGGAAAAATCGAAGAGTACTTCGGCGAGGTGGCCGGCACCGACGAGATGGGCGGCCACGAACTGTACGTCGTCGAGGATCCGGACAACCCAGTCTTCGAACGGATCCTCGCCGGAGCGGCGAAATACAGCGGCAAGAAGGACAAGCTCGCCGTTCACTTCGAGGAACGTCCGGCCGAGGACGTCATCGCCGAGGGGAAGGCGGATGCCGCCGCCGAGGCCGTCTCGCTGAAGAACGACTTCCTCGAGGAGGTCACCGGCCGGGACGCGAAGTCCCGCCGAGAGTCGATGAAACGCGCCGTCGAAGACGACGCTCCCGACGTCTGA
- a CDS encoding DUF7093 family protein codes for MGLRCLLGHDFTEPELERDRETSGGEVVITVREVKTCRRCGETQIVSENKEVTSVEQLAETAREIEHEGEPSESTPEPSESPSEPSESTPEPPSEAVDAAEPEVGDEDIDEGPGAGPDEEDVVDASGVSSADEGTDFEDDDVPQDTEEDDGIILEDGPADPDRTPGSWPDASDTHQGDEDPMSEGDESAAGDESTAGDELTEGERAEPWPDQRGEDEGYDAEPGGGTPEGVSFGSGLTPEAKDGQSPEDDEGVEFIESSRDVSGSGGRWPDPTDAPDEDGTDTSDVDDDADSEDASGAAETDAAEDTEFTRAADAVDASKGTPFETEFFCPECGHTAPAEGSSLRTGDICPECRRGYIAERERARER; via the coding sequence ATGGGACTCAGGTGTCTGCTCGGACACGACTTCACCGAGCCCGAACTCGAGCGCGACCGGGAGACCTCGGGCGGGGAAGTCGTCATCACAGTACGGGAGGTAAAGACGTGCCGCCGATGTGGGGAAACCCAGATCGTCAGCGAAAACAAGGAGGTCACGTCAGTCGAACAGCTCGCGGAAACGGCCCGGGAGATCGAACACGAGGGCGAACCGTCGGAGTCGACCCCCGAGCCGTCGGAGTCGCCCTCCGAGCCGTCGGAGTCGACCCCCGAGCCGCCTTCTGAGGCGGTTGACGCCGCCGAACCGGAAGTCGGGGACGAAGACATCGACGAGGGGCCCGGAGCCGGCCCGGACGAGGAGGACGTAGTGGATGCGTCCGGAGTGAGCAGCGCCGACGAGGGAACCGATTTCGAAGACGACGACGTCCCGCAGGACACCGAAGAGGACGACGGGATCATCCTCGAGGACGGACCGGCAGATCCGGACCGGACTCCGGGCAGCTGGCCGGACGCGAGCGACACACACCAGGGGGACGAGGATCCGATGTCCGAGGGCGACGAAAGCGCGGCCGGCGATGAAAGCACAGCCGGCGACGAGCTCACCGAAGGCGAACGCGCCGAACCGTGGCCGGACCAGCGCGGTGAAGACGAGGGGTACGACGCCGAGCCCGGCGGCGGAACGCCGGAAGGCGTCTCCTTCGGGAGCGGGCTCACGCCCGAGGCGAAAGACGGACAGTCGCCGGAAGACGACGAAGGGGTCGAGTTCATCGAAAGCTCCAGGGACGTGTCGGGTTCCGGAGGGCGGTGGCCGGATCCGACTGACGCTCCCGACGAGGACGGCACCGATACCTCCGACGTGGACGACGACGCCGACAGCGAGGACGCTTCCGGCGCGGCGGAGACGGACGCAGCCGAAGACACGGAGTTCACTCGGGCCGCCGACGCCGTCGACGCGAGCAAGGGGACGCCGTTCGAGACGGAGTTCTTCTGTCCGGAGTGTGGCCACACAGCCCCGGCCGAGGGGTCGTCACTGCGGACCGGCGACATCTGTCCGGAGTGTCGGCGGGGATACATCGCAGAGCGGGAACGCGCACGAGAGCGGTGA
- a CDS encoding DUF6432 family protein yields the protein MQAKPEYRDRPDTEVAVLDALVDRAEEGMTVLELRTAVDAGIDELEEALAALKDEGLIHVDHTDEAVRITPADRVVPETGNDSGGRHGFLEEIRERLGL from the coding sequence ATGCAGGCGAAGCCGGAGTACCGCGATCGCCCCGACACGGAGGTCGCGGTGCTCGACGCGCTCGTCGATCGAGCCGAGGAGGGGATGACGGTGCTCGAACTCCGGACGGCCGTCGACGCGGGAATCGACGAACTCGAGGAGGCGCTCGCGGCGCTGAAGGACGAGGGCCTCATCCACGTAGACCACACCGACGAGGCGGTCAGGATCACGCCCGCCGATCGCGTGGTGCCGGAGACGGGGAACGACTCCGGCGGGCGCCACGGGTTCCTCGAAGAGATCCGCGAGCGTCTCGGGCTCTAA